From one Suicoccus acidiformans genomic stretch:
- a CDS encoding DDE-type integrase/transposase/recombinase, which translates to MSIITEGMKHRERIVKYAIKVNNNAAAARRYHKSRQYVQRWRQRYDGSIESLRKKSTRPKSHPNQHTQDELNLIKHMHRHHRHRGLAHVYRKCKDEGYTRSYDSMCRQIRKMGLGKPSKAKKKRKKQKEKSKYTHPGQLVQIDVKYVPVNSIGFVSHHKRYYQITAIDAYSRKRVLSLMNENSTYTTSEFVLTLEEEMGFKIDKIQTDNGKEFTNDPQETDKKSRFQKILNFLDIDYQTTAPYCPWQNGLVERSHREDETRFYSRRRFSSEEELEKALRRYNTSYNNTYRKILNFKNPNEVVAEFFEKAG; encoded by the coding sequence ATGTCTATTATAACAGAAGGTATGAAACATCGCGAACGAATTGTTAAGTATGCCATTAAAGTGAATAATAATGCCGCAGCCGCAAGGAGATATCATAAATCCAGGCAATATGTTCAGAGATGGCGACAAAGGTATGATGGATCAATTGAATCTTTGCGAAAGAAGTCTACTCGTCCTAAATCACATCCTAACCAACATACACAGGATGAATTAAATCTGATTAAACATATGCATAGGCACCATAGACACCGTGGGTTAGCTCACGTCTACCGCAAATGCAAAGATGAGGGCTACACCAGGTCTTATGATTCCATGTGCCGACAAATCAGAAAGATGGGTCTAGGCAAGCCTTCAAAAGCCAAGAAAAAACGCAAGAAGCAGAAAGAAAAGTCTAAATACACTCATCCTGGTCAACTGGTTCAAATTGATGTTAAATACGTTCCTGTGAACTCTATCGGCTTTGTGAGTCACCATAAAAGATATTACCAAATCACGGCCATAGACGCTTATTCACGCAAGAGGGTGCTGAGTCTGATGAATGAAAATAGCACCTATACAACCTCTGAATTCGTTCTCACTTTGGAAGAGGAAATGGGCTTTAAGATTGACAAGATACAAACTGACAACGGGAAAGAATTTACCAACGACCCTCAGGAAACCGATAAGAAATCAAGGTTCCAAAAGATCTTAAATTTCTTGGATATCGACTATCAAACGACTGCTCCTTATTGTCCTTGGCAGAACGGGTTGGTAGAGAGGAGTCACCGAGAAGACGAAACAAGATTCTATTCAAGAAGACGTTTTTCCAGTGAAGAGGAGCTAGAAAAAGCTTTAAGAAGGTACAATACAAGCTACAATAATACCTACCGGAAGATTTTAAATTTCAAGAATCCAAATGAAGTTGTCGCTGAATTTTTTGAAAAAGCAGGTTAG
- a CDS encoding MsnO8 family LLM class oxidoreductase has product MELGVHDLVSKDPNKSTEEVYKETADFVQAIEQLNYKRYWFAEHHNAPNYASVSPELHVAHMAALTSRIRLGTGGTMIMHYSPLKIAENMKTLSGMAPGRIDIGIGRAPGSGPNEVMALAQGKPEGFDDLYDKIDVILDYLQDYKAPGIYGKTQAMPAVAHLHEPWLLGSSGQSAIQAAERGLGYSFAKFFGVETDLRVFTQYRQHFGPSRFFQNPKVMVGYQIVIADSQEEADYLAKPIELGHLAQAQGKLLDTTNPEDLKDVQMDAAGTNFIQEMYDNHYMIKGTPETVETVLAQEIETLGIDELIVYAPLYDTQARIASYRHLAKMFNKI; this is encoded by the coding sequence ATGGAGTTAGGTGTTCATGATTTAGTGTCTAAAGATCCAAATAAAAGTACTGAAGAAGTATATAAGGAGACAGCTGATTTTGTTCAAGCGATTGAACAGTTGAACTATAAACGTTATTGGTTCGCAGAGCATCATAATGCTCCCAACTATGCGAGTGTATCACCTGAATTGCATGTGGCGCATATGGCGGCTTTGACGAGTCGAATCCGTCTTGGGACAGGCGGAACCATGATTATGCACTATTCGCCCTTGAAGATTGCAGAGAATATGAAGACCTTATCAGGCATGGCTCCTGGACGTATTGATATCGGAATTGGCCGGGCCCCAGGAAGCGGGCCCAATGAAGTAATGGCTTTAGCACAAGGCAAGCCGGAAGGTTTCGATGACTTATACGACAAGATTGATGTCATCTTAGATTACTTACAAGACTATAAAGCTCCGGGCATTTATGGTAAGACACAGGCTATGCCAGCAGTAGCTCATCTTCATGAGCCTTGGCTGCTTGGTTCTTCCGGGCAATCAGCTATTCAAGCTGCCGAGCGTGGTTTAGGTTATAGTTTCGCCAAGTTTTTTGGCGTAGAGACCGACCTGCGCGTCTTTACGCAGTATCGTCAGCACTTCGGTCCGAGTCGTTTTTTCCAGAATCCAAAAGTGATGGTCGGTTATCAAATTGTTATTGCTGATAGTCAAGAAGAAGCAGACTATTTAGCCAAACCAATTGAATTAGGTCACCTTGCTCAAGCGCAAGGAAAGCTGCTTGATACGACTAATCCGGAAGATTTGAAAGATGTGCAGATGGATGCGGCTGGAACAAATTTTATTCAAGAGATGTACGATAATCACTATATGATTAAAGGGACTCCGGAAACGGTTGAAACAGTGCTCGCCCAAGAAATAGAAACGTTGGGTATTGATGAGTTGATTGTTTACGCGCCGCTCTATGATACGCAAGCTCGTATTGCCTCTTATCGCCATTTAGCCAAGATGTTTAACAAAATATAA
- a CDS encoding DUF1622 domain-containing protein, which translates to MEWFHFIEDWFAPLVIHVLEFIGIVLIAVGSLRAFWALIKSNFDFGDRTTKIVLGECLALSLEFKLGAEIIKSVIIRDMQELIILAFVVVIRIVLTYVIHWELKQMDQDQMHQTLEQEKSDAQNANL; encoded by the coding sequence ATGGAGTGGTTTCACTTTATTGAGGACTGGTTTGCGCCCTTAGTGATTCATGTCTTGGAATTTATAGGTATTGTCCTTATTGCAGTTGGAAGCTTGCGGGCTTTCTGGGCGCTCATTAAGTCGAATTTCGATTTTGGCGATCGGACAACCAAGATTGTCTTGGGGGAGTGCTTGGCTTTAAGTTTGGAATTTAAGCTTGGGGCTGAGATTATTAAATCGGTCATTATTCGTGATATGCAGGAATTAATTATTCTAGCTTTTGTTGTCGTTATCCGGATTGTATTGACCTATGTGATTCATTGGGAGTTGAAGCAGATGGATCAAGATCAAATGCACCAAACCTTAGAGCAGGAGAAAAGTGACGCGCAGAACGCGAACCTTTAA
- a CDS encoding MptD family putative ECF transporter S component — protein sequence MSQSSRWKTQDFITTGIFAALYFIIISISLGLCVLVAPLLGLGYPFFYVPIIVALLGGAIFMLLALRVQKFGALTFLGCVFGVFNFISGLFPKSLLISLPIALLADYIACRSRYQSRKGLLVSYVVFAYNCVGPMVSMLADKDGFTQALVDMGRSMEYVETIYNQMSTGMTVGVLLAIFVCALIGGYFGQYLTRKHFVKAGIV from the coding sequence TTGAGTCAGTCAAGCAGATGGAAGACGCAGGATTTCATTACTACAGGTATTTTTGCAGCACTTTATTTTATCATTATTTCGATTTCTCTGGGTCTGTGTGTGCTCGTTGCCCCACTCTTAGGCCTCGGTTATCCTTTCTTCTATGTGCCAATTATTGTGGCCTTATTAGGTGGGGCAATCTTTATGCTCCTAGCCTTACGGGTGCAGAAGTTTGGTGCGTTGACCTTTCTAGGCTGTGTATTTGGGGTGTTCAACTTTATTAGCGGTCTATTTCCTAAGAGTCTTTTGATTAGTTTGCCGATTGCTCTCTTAGCGGATTATATTGCTTGCCGCTCTCGTTACCAAAGCCGTAAAGGCCTCCTAGTCAGTTATGTGGTGTTCGCTTATAACTGTGTGGGACCTATGGTGTCTATGTTAGCAGATAAGGACGGCTTTACCCAGGCTTTAGTGGATATGGGACGGTCAATGGAGTACGTGGAGACGATTTACAATCAGATGTCGACGGGTATGACAGTGGGGGTTCTGCTTGCGATTTTCGTTTGTGCGTTAATCGGCGGCTATTTCGGCCAGTATTTAACCCGCAAGCATTTCGTAAAGGCAGGGATTGTCTAA
- a CDS encoding energy-coupling factor transporter transmembrane component T, translating into MQIHFDPRAKLVLLLLGPLLVDAQLAPGWEVATAFIYWVPFLLSGRYRMAVNFGLVYALQWFIMLWVIPRVESDFLLFSLTLFASGNRKMMPGLMAGFHFIATTSVGEMTSLLKRWRVPNGLVTMIAVMMRFFPTIYQDYQQIRDAMALRGIHRGFWGALRHPVRTFEYILVPMLMNASRVAQDITVSALTKGISLPGRHTSLISLKMGIQDWLLILLALVPFVAKGIGGL; encoded by the coding sequence ATGCAGATACACTTCGATCCTAGGGCCAAGCTAGTATTGCTACTGCTTGGCCCGCTTTTAGTTGATGCACAGCTAGCGCCGGGCTGGGAAGTCGCGACGGCCTTCATTTATTGGGTACCGTTTCTGCTTTCGGGCCGTTATCGGATGGCGGTGAATTTCGGCTTAGTCTATGCCTTGCAATGGTTTATCATGCTCTGGGTCATTCCACGGGTTGAAAGTGATTTTCTATTATTTTCCTTAACGCTTTTTGCCAGTGGCAATCGCAAAATGATGCCCGGTTTGATGGCTGGTTTTCATTTTATCGCAACAACCAGTGTGGGCGAGATGACCAGTCTGCTGAAACGCTGGCGTGTGCCCAATGGACTGGTGACAATGATTGCGGTGATGATGCGCTTTTTCCCGACGATTTACCAAGATTACCAACAAATTCGTGATGCCATGGCCTTGCGAGGTATACATCGTGGTTTCTGGGGGGCTTTAAGGCATCCGGTGCGGACCTTTGAATACATTCTGGTGCCGATGCTGATGAATGCGAGTCGGGTGGCCCAAGATATTACCGTATCCGCTCTGACCAAGGGGATTAGCCTTCCTGGACGCCATACCTCTTTGATAAGTTTAAAGATGGGAATCCAAGATTGGCTATTGATTCTCTTGGCCTTGGTACCCTTTGTAGCCAAAGGAATCGGAGGACTTTAA
- a CDS encoding ABC transporter ATP-binding protein, translating to MTITSKNISFTHLHQVTPSIRDISLTIQAGECVLITGRSGSGKTTYSRILNGLSPEYFEGDLSGENWTLTMKAGEAPIEAYAAHVGSVFQNPKSQHFNINTTHEMAFPCENQGVEPEAIQERIQEVAQAFGIEHLLDRNIFELSGGEKQLIAFGAAAMMDPDVYILDEVTSNLDAQAIASVARIIRLLKSQGRTIVIFDHRLAWTTDFVDRYLYFNQGALTQEWTREALLGLSEVEREALGLRPTDLSPYKATLQTKRIQPIVSDTGLSAKKLAIGYDIHKPVKIDLNFTLEPGQVTGLMGPNGSGKSTLARTLVGLEKPIAGEVRWQGQAQKPKVLTKQAFLVMQDTNYQLFSDSVEQEILLGAAFPERISDILEQLSLTDVREQHPMSLSGGQKQRVMIASALLSGKPFVVFDEPTSGLDMDNMMRFGEVLSYLKSQGFVVLLITHDEELAALWCDQILNMQEL from the coding sequence ATGACTATTACTAGCAAGAATATTTCCTTTACGCACCTTCATCAAGTGACGCCTTCCATCCGGGATATTTCGCTTACGATTCAAGCGGGGGAGTGTGTGCTCATTACCGGGCGTAGCGGAAGTGGCAAGACTACCTATAGCCGGATACTGAACGGCTTAAGCCCTGAATACTTTGAAGGGGATTTAAGCGGTGAGAACTGGACTTTGACGATGAAAGCTGGCGAAGCTCCTATCGAAGCTTATGCAGCCCATGTAGGAAGTGTCTTCCAGAATCCGAAGAGCCAACATTTCAATATCAATACCACCCATGAGATGGCTTTCCCCTGTGAAAATCAAGGAGTGGAGCCCGAGGCGATTCAAGAGCGTATTCAAGAAGTGGCCCAAGCTTTCGGCATTGAGCATCTCTTAGACCGTAATATCTTTGAATTATCCGGGGGCGAGAAGCAATTGATTGCCTTTGGCGCAGCGGCCATGATGGACCCCGATGTATATATCTTAGATGAGGTGACAAGCAATCTTGACGCCCAAGCCATTGCCTCGGTGGCACGGATTATTCGCCTCTTAAAGTCCCAAGGCAGAACAATCGTAATCTTCGACCATCGGCTAGCTTGGACAACAGATTTTGTAGATCGGTATCTCTATTTCAATCAGGGAGCATTGACCCAGGAATGGACGCGGGAGGCGCTACTTGGCTTAAGTGAAGTGGAACGCGAAGCGCTTGGTTTACGCCCAACAGATTTGAGTCCTTATAAGGCAACTTTACAGACCAAGCGTATTCAGCCGATTGTTTCTGATACGGGACTCTCTGCAAAAAAATTGGCGATTGGCTACGACATTCATAAGCCGGTCAAAATTGACTTGAACTTCACTTTAGAACCTGGCCAAGTAACCGGACTGATGGGCCCCAACGGGAGTGGCAAATCCACTTTGGCCCGTACCCTCGTGGGCTTAGAAAAGCCTATAGCAGGTGAAGTGCGCTGGCAAGGTCAAGCGCAGAAGCCAAAGGTTTTGACGAAACAAGCATTTCTAGTTATGCAGGACACGAATTATCAATTGTTCAGTGATTCGGTCGAGCAGGAAATCCTTCTAGGAGCGGCTTTTCCAGAGCGAATCAGTGATATTCTTGAACAACTTTCGCTCACTGACGTGCGTGAGCAACATCCAATGAGTCTGTCTGGTGGCCAGAAGCAACGGGTTATGATTGCCTCAGCACTTTTATCAGGGAAGCCCTTTGTTGTATTTGATGAGCCGACCAGTGGCTTGGATATGGACAATATGATGCGCTTTGGCGAAGTGTTAAGCTATTTGAAGTCGCAAGGCTTTGTGGTTCTGTTAATTACGCATGATGAGGAACTCGCAGCCTTGTGGTGTGATCAAATTCTAAATATGCAGGAGTTGTAA
- a CDS encoding glutathione S-transferase family protein: MGLLVDGQWHDQWYDTEESGGRFIRKDSQFRSWITPTGEAGPTGAGGFKAEKGRYHLYVSYACPWANRVLIMRKLKGLEDFISVSVVNPLMLEHGWTFAEAEGVIADPVINARYLHEIYTHVEPNYSGNVTVPVLYDQKSDQIVNNESAEILRIFNAAFDGIGAKAGDYYPEALREEIDQMNDFVYDAINNGVYKAGFATRQEVYEEEVNTLFQALDQLEAYLEGRNYLIGDQLTEADIRLFTTLIRFDAVYFGHFKCNIRQLKDYPNLWLYTRKLYAMPEFADTVHFDHIKEHYYRSHRTINPTGIVPKGPDIDFSL, encoded by the coding sequence ATGGGTTTATTAGTAGATGGTCAGTGGCATGATCAATGGTATGATACCGAAGAAAGTGGCGGACGCTTCATTCGGAAAGATTCACAGTTCCGCAGTTGGATTACACCAACAGGTGAAGCAGGGCCAACTGGCGCAGGAGGCTTTAAAGCAGAGAAAGGGCGCTATCACTTATATGTCAGTTACGCCTGTCCTTGGGCAAATCGAGTACTGATTATGCGTAAGTTGAAAGGGCTTGAAGATTTCATTAGCGTATCCGTGGTGAACCCGCTCATGTTAGAGCACGGTTGGACTTTCGCGGAAGCAGAAGGTGTCATAGCAGACCCTGTCATTAACGCGCGTTACTTGCATGAAATTTATACGCATGTTGAGCCAAATTACAGTGGTAATGTAACTGTACCAGTCCTTTATGACCAGAAATCGGACCAAATCGTTAACAACGAATCAGCAGAAATTCTCCGTATTTTTAATGCTGCTTTTGATGGTATCGGTGCCAAAGCCGGTGACTACTATCCGGAAGCCTTGCGCGAAGAAATTGATCAGATGAACGACTTTGTCTATGATGCCATCAATAACGGTGTATATAAAGCGGGCTTTGCGACCCGCCAAGAGGTCTATGAGGAAGAAGTAAATACTCTTTTTCAGGCTCTAGATCAATTAGAAGCCTATTTAGAAGGCCGCAATTATTTAATCGGTGACCAATTAACAGAAGCAGACATTCGGCTCTTTACTACCCTTATCCGCTTTGATGCGGTTTATTTCGGCCACTTTAAATGTAATATTCGCCAACTAAAGGATTATCCCAACTTATGGCTTTATACTCGCAAACTGTATGCTATGCCTGAATTCGCGGATACCGTCCATTTCGACCATATTAAAGAGCATTATTATCGCAGCCACCGGACTATTAATCCGACAGGTATTGTTCCCAAAGGACCGGACATAGATTTTAGTTTATAA
- the fabV gene encoding enoyl-ACP reductase FabV, which produces MALDIQPKMRGNVLMGINPMGLKQEIQNQINYVKSQGTYEAPKRVLILGASSSYGLATRITLAFGGGADTIGVSYENGPRTERNLGTPGWYNNIFFKEAAEAEGLVAKNFVGDAFSDEMKANVIEYIQEEFGGKVDLVVYSLATGRRTDPETGETYRSSIKAIGQTVEGPDINLEKEEFYAGHLEAASEEEIEATVKVMGGEDWYIWMQALHEAGVLAEGAKTFCYSYLGDNLNRSYYQDGTLGRAKADCDAKAEMIADILADINGEARVIVATAVTTKASAVIPFFPVYCLGLYKVMEEEGTHETPIMHQDRIYRTMVYGDAPEYDEVGRLRPDSWELRPETQAKAEELIRQIDAENFNTDFTAWDTFMHEFLNLNGFDVDHYEHEEVTLEDLQALEP; this is translated from the coding sequence ATGGCATTAGATATTCAACCAAAAATGCGGGGCAATGTCTTGATGGGCATTAATCCAATGGGATTGAAGCAAGAAATTCAAAACCAAATTAATTATGTTAAATCACAAGGAACTTATGAAGCACCGAAACGGGTGCTTATCTTGGGTGCATCGAGTAGCTATGGCTTAGCGACCCGTATTACCTTAGCGTTTGGTGGGGGAGCCGATACGATTGGGGTATCTTATGAGAATGGCCCACGTACCGAACGCAATTTAGGGACGCCAGGTTGGTATAATAATATCTTCTTCAAGGAAGCAGCCGAAGCGGAAGGGCTAGTGGCCAAGAATTTCGTCGGTGATGCCTTCAGCGATGAAATGAAAGCAAACGTTATTGAGTACATCCAAGAGGAATTTGGTGGGAAAGTGGATCTAGTTGTCTACAGCTTAGCGACGGGTCGACGCACCGATCCAGAAACAGGTGAAACTTATCGTTCTTCCATTAAAGCAATCGGCCAAACGGTTGAAGGGCCGGACATTAATTTGGAGAAGGAAGAATTCTATGCTGGCCACTTGGAAGCGGCGAGCGAAGAAGAGATTGAAGCGACTGTCAAAGTTATGGGTGGCGAGGATTGGTATATTTGGATGCAAGCCTTGCACGAGGCTGGTGTCTTAGCAGAAGGTGCCAAGACCTTCTGTTATTCCTACCTTGGTGATAATTTGAATCGCAGTTACTATCAAGACGGCACCTTAGGACGAGCTAAGGCTGACTGCGATGCGAAAGCTGAGATGATTGCTGATATATTAGCTGATATTAACGGCGAAGCACGGGTTATTGTCGCGACAGCTGTGACCACAAAGGCCAGTGCTGTCATTCCATTCTTCCCCGTATACTGTCTCGGCCTGTATAAAGTGATGGAAGAAGAAGGGACTCATGAGACACCGATTATGCACCAAGACCGCATATACCGCACAATGGTTTATGGTGACGCGCCGGAATATGATGAAGTAGGGCGCTTGCGTCCTGACAGTTGGGAATTAAGGCCAGAAACCCAAGCTAAAGCCGAAGAACTCATTCGCCAAATTGACGCAGAGAACTTTAATACCGACTTCACTGCCTGGGATACTTTCATGCATGAATTCCTGAACTTGAATGGCTTTGACGTAGACCATTACGAACATGAAGAAGTTACTTTAGAAGACTTGCAGGCTTTAGAGCCGTAA
- a CDS encoding alpha/beta fold hydrolase, with translation MKTIVRKRLVGNIPVLEVVAEKLRGNKLPLIIYYHGWQINKTLMLTQARKLAAEGLRVVLPDAPNHGERAREISPIPSLTFWNSIHGNLFEFDYIVAYFQSRDLADERLAVGGISMGGMTTTALLTQHPEIQAAACVMGTPSLIHYRDRIMGHAQTLNFHLPKDYRALTQWLELYDLSLNPERLANRPLFIWHGDEDERVPIEPVQAFVADNPAANIEAHFTKAGHLVDIATMDLVTDFFCRFFQGKLI, from the coding sequence ATGAAAACAATTGTCCGCAAGCGACTCGTGGGGAATATCCCTGTACTGGAAGTAGTCGCTGAAAAGCTACGCGGTAATAAGCTACCGCTTATCATTTACTATCATGGTTGGCAAATCAACAAGACATTGATGCTAACCCAAGCACGCAAACTTGCAGCTGAAGGCTTACGAGTCGTCTTGCCGGACGCACCCAACCACGGTGAACGGGCCCGTGAGATTTCACCTATCCCTTCGTTGACTTTCTGGAATAGTATTCACGGCAATTTATTCGAATTTGATTATATCGTTGCCTACTTCCAAAGTCGGGATTTAGCAGATGAACGCCTGGCCGTCGGAGGCATCTCCATGGGTGGCATGACCACGACCGCTCTGTTGACACAGCATCCAGAAATCCAAGCAGCCGCTTGTGTCATGGGAACCCCGAGTTTAATTCATTACCGCGATCGCATTATGGGCCACGCACAGACTCTGAATTTCCACTTACCTAAGGATTACCGGGCCTTAACCCAATGGCTTGAACTTTACGACTTATCGTTGAATCCTGAGCGCTTAGCAAATCGCCCCCTCTTTATTTGGCACGGGGATGAGGATGAGCGGGTCCCTATTGAGCCGGTGCAAGCTTTTGTCGCGGATAACCCGGCAGCCAATATTGAGGCGCATTTCACAAAAGCTGGGCATTTGGTAGACATCGCGACCATGGACTTGGTAACAGACTTTTTTTGTAGATTTTTTCAAGGAAAATTAATTTGA
- a CDS encoding YggS family pyridoxal phosphate-dependent enzyme — protein METLKANVDRVHQTIEEACYKSERDASEVQLVAVTKSTDIDHMRRLYDLGERHFAENRSDQLLERQEALADIADEIHWHFIGRLQSRKVKDIVNQVEYIHSLDRLSLAKEINKRARKPVKCFVQVNVSQEASKTGFPPELVEAFIQELAEFPHITVVGLMTMAPYDASEEDLRTYFQQMKHLQTQIAEVGYPHAPCQALSMGMSQDYAIAVEEGATMVRVGTTLFEGA, from the coding sequence TTGGAAACATTAAAAGCAAATGTGGACCGAGTCCATCAGACCATCGAAGAAGCTTGCTATAAGAGTGAACGAGATGCAAGTGAGGTGCAATTAGTTGCGGTAACCAAATCAACAGATATTGACCATATGCGTCGTCTGTATGACTTAGGTGAGCGGCATTTCGCAGAAAACCGCAGTGATCAATTACTGGAGCGTCAAGAAGCCTTGGCCGATATTGCTGATGAGATTCATTGGCACTTTATCGGTCGTCTGCAATCGCGTAAGGTTAAGGATATTGTCAATCAGGTTGAATACATTCATTCTCTGGACCGTTTATCTTTGGCTAAAGAAATCAATAAGCGAGCCAGGAAGCCAGTGAAATGCTTCGTACAGGTGAATGTCAGCCAGGAAGCAAGTAAGACAGGGTTTCCACCGGAATTGGTAGAAGCTTTTATTCAAGAGCTGGCAGAGTTTCCTCATATTACCGTCGTTGGTCTGATGACCATGGCGCCTTATGATGCGTCCGAAGAGGACTTGCGCACTTATTTCCAGCAAATGAAACATTTACAAACCCAAATTGCTGAAGTGGGCTATCCGCATGCACCGTGTCAGGCGTTGAGCATGGGAATGAGTCAAGATTATGCCATCGCGGTTGAAGAAGGTGCCACAATGGTACGCGTAGGAACGACTCTTTTTGAAGGAGCTTAG
- a CDS encoding DUF438 domain-containing protein → MQNKRIDTLLNILMKLHEGTPPEEVQEEFNTHFASVSAMEVAMMEQELIGREDNPITFEDVLNLCNVHAKMFEGKIDETEADSIDHPGHPVRVFKDENLALRSTLLRIDNILKAMETMDTKDEDYPGVYQGLQYQWELLGQFDVHYERKEKLFFPKMEAAGHTAPPKVMWAKDDEIRSLFQEAGKILNELSVANMAAFQEAYATFRYEFEEMIFKEEAILLNILMEALTVKDWADIAQESSAYGYAIIKPSQVWEPEELAEPLKVAPQATTPPSQPEVAPASASPQSTNVAIETDKGTIRVSWEPKPELPPSNTLQFEQGHLSVEEVGLLLDHLPLEVTFVSAEDTFQYYNHMEDPEHMLFKRTNSQLGRNIEFCHPPQSWPKVSQLIEDLRNGRRDSESMWFERKDGRFVYVTYRAVRDKDGVYKGILETVQDIQPFRNLPTPMKTDLSEIE, encoded by the coding sequence ATGCAGAATAAACGGATTGATACTTTATTAAATATTCTCATGAAGTTACATGAAGGGACACCCCCTGAAGAGGTACAAGAGGAGTTCAATACACATTTCGCTTCCGTTAGTGCAATGGAAGTTGCGATGATGGAGCAGGAGTTGATTGGCCGGGAGGATAATCCAATTACTTTTGAAGACGTGCTCAACTTATGTAACGTCCATGCGAAGATGTTTGAAGGCAAGATTGATGAGACTGAGGCAGATTCGATTGATCATCCGGGTCATCCAGTACGTGTTTTTAAAGATGAGAACTTGGCCTTACGTTCGACTCTCTTGCGCATTGATAATATTCTCAAAGCTATGGAGACGATGGATACAAAAGACGAGGATTACCCAGGGGTTTACCAGGGCTTACAGTATCAATGGGAACTATTAGGGCAATTCGATGTGCACTATGAACGCAAGGAGAAACTGTTCTTTCCTAAGATGGAAGCAGCCGGTCATACTGCCCCGCCTAAGGTAATGTGGGCGAAAGACGACGAAATTCGCAGCTTATTTCAAGAAGCAGGAAAGATTCTGAATGAATTATCTGTGGCAAATATGGCAGCTTTCCAGGAAGCTTATGCAACCTTTCGTTATGAGTTCGAAGAAATGATATTCAAAGAAGAAGCCATCTTGCTTAATATCTTAATGGAAGCTTTAACCGTGAAAGATTGGGCAGACATTGCTCAGGAAAGTTCTGCTTACGGCTACGCCATCATCAAGCCCAGCCAAGTGTGGGAACCAGAAGAGTTGGCCGAGCCCCTAAAGGTAGCACCCCAGGCCACCACTCCACCAAGTCAACCAGAAGTTGCGCCAGCGAGTGCAAGTCCTCAGTCTACAAATGTTGCCATCGAAACCGACAAGGGAACGATTCGGGTAAGTTGGGAACCAAAGCCTGAGCTGCCGCCATCCAATACGCTACAATTTGAACAAGGTCACTTGAGTGTTGAAGAAGTGGGCCTACTTCTGGACCATCTGCCCCTTGAGGTAACTTTTGTAAGCGCAGAAGATACCTTCCAATATTACAATCATATGGAAGATCCGGAGCACATGCTCTTCAAACGCACAAATAGTCAACTCGGTCGCAATATCGAATTCTGCCATCCACCCCAAAGTTGGCCAAAGGTAAGTCAGCTGATTGAAGATTTACGCAATGGTCGCCGAGATAGTGAGAGTATGTGGTTTGAACGCAAGGATGGACGCTTTGTTTATGTTACTTACCGGGCAGTTCGAGATAAAGACGGCGTTTATAAGGGGATTCTTGAGACCGTCCAAGATATTCAGCCTTTTAGAAACTTACCTACACCAATGAAGACTGACTTGTCGGAAATTGAATAA
- a CDS encoding DUF1858 domain-containing protein: protein MNEVDLDIPVADVLDNQPELLDLLVNIGFKPLANPIMRQSVGKVVSLRRGAKMIGIPMTQLVKELIWNGYIVKGADVDAE, encoded by the coding sequence ATGAATGAAGTAGATTTGGACATTCCTGTAGCAGACGTGTTAGACAATCAGCCAGAGTTATTGGATTTATTGGTTAATATAGGTTTCAAGCCTCTAGCTAATCCGATTATGCGCCAATCGGTAGGGAAAGTGGTTAGCTTACGCAGAGGGGCAAAGATGATTGGAATCCCCATGACCCAATTGGTGAAAGAATTGATATGGAATGGCTATATAGTGAAAGGAGCTGACGTTGATGCAGAATAA